In Gossypium raimondii isolate GPD5lz chromosome 12, ASM2569854v1, whole genome shotgun sequence, a single window of DNA contains:
- the LOC105763142 gene encoding uncharacterized protein LOC105763142 isoform X1, with translation MMSPRPISEVRGSSNFRQTPLQIIHIVGNFLRIWSVYSTYRYLTQTGASVILFIFSCLVPSSILFLLLQKPWKGRSLSNTQVVPSVINGAITALYFILWGKGLKSCGPLRAILAEYSGAVLGVLSAVLYGRRGHLWKKVGGLIAMLASFYFLSQGWALATLSPFSFKDSLDSEVQTEQVLGMSKMMVPILAGILSALRRVIARRVSLKNQLKRRLHAITIASATSFLFPVAMWDLIIGSSDSNMELPFSAWAFLSTVLFGIILVFYVDSIAEEKLHMVFSSPRHLMAAAGCIIVMEIAYKMDFSLAGFLICSSILGIGIYEATTLERGRKDSLQKPEISNGMLDDELEMPSLPT, from the exons aTGATGTCTCCAAGGCCAATCTCTGAGGTTCGCGGATCGTCTAATTTCAG GCAAACTCCTCTGCAGATAATCCACATTGTTGGGAACTTCTTGAGAATATGGTCAGTTTACTCCACGTATCGGTACCTGACCCAGACCGGAGCTTCAGTGATACTTTTTATCTTCAGTTGTCTGGTTCCCTCATCTATCTTATTTTTACTCTTGCAAAAGCCTTGGAAGGGAAGATCACTCTCAAATACACAG GTTGTTCCTTCTGTAATTAATGGTGCTATAACAGCTTTATATTTCATCTTGTGGGGAAAAGGGCTTAAATCTTGTGGACCACTTAG AGCTATATTGGCGGAGTATTCTGGTGCTGTTCTTGGAGTATTATCTGCAGTATTGTATGGTAGAAGAGGCCATCTCTGGAAAAAG GTTGGTGGGCTTATTGCAATGTTGgcatctttttatttcttatctCAAGGCTGGGCGTTGGCAACACTTTCTCCATTCT CATTCAAAGACAGCCTCGATTCAGAGGTTCAGACTGAACAAGTATTGGGCATGAGTAAAATGATGGTTCCCATCTTGGCTGGAATCTTATCAGCTCTGAGAAGGGTGATTGCGAGGCGGGTTTCACTCAAG AATCAACTGAAAAGGCGGCTTCATGCGATAACCATTGCTTCTGCAACTTCTTTTCTATTCCCCGTGGCCATGTGGGACTTAATCATA GGATCTTCTGATAGCAATATGGAACTTCCATTTTCTGCCTGGGCTTTTCTGAGTACAGTTCTTTTTGGAATAATATTGGTATTCTACGTTGACAGCATCGCAGAGGAGAA GTTGCATATGGTTTTCTCTTCTCCAAGACATTTAATGGCAGCTGCAGGATGCATAATTGTCATGGAGATTGCTTACAAAATGGACTTCTCCTTGGCAGGCTTTTTAATTTGTTCCTCAATATTAGGCATTG GGATATATGAGGCAACTACCTTGGAACGTGGTAGGAAAGATTCTCTTCAAAAACCAGAAATATCAAATGGGATGTTGGATGATGAACTTGAGATGCCTTCTCTTCCGACTTAA
- the LOC105763142 gene encoding uncharacterized protein LOC105763142 isoform X2, with amino-acid sequence MVSLLHVSVPDPDRSFSDTFYLQLSGSLIYLIFTLAKALEGKITLKYTVSFNLQVVPSVINGAITALYFILWGKGLKSCGPLRAILAEYSGAVLGVLSAVLYGRRGHLWKKVGGLIAMLASFYFLSQGWALATLSPFSFKDSLDSEVQTEQVLGMSKMMVPILAGILSALRRVIARRVSLKNQLKRRLHAITIASATSFLFPVAMWDLIIGSSDSNMELPFSAWAFLSTVLFGIILVFYVDSIAEEKLHMVFSSPRHLMAAAGCIIVMEIAYKMDFSLAGFLICSSILGIGIYEATTLERGRKDSLQKPEISNGMLDDELEMPSLPT; translated from the exons ATGGTCAGTTTACTCCACGTATCGGTACCTGACCCAGACCGGAGCTTCAGTGATACTTTTTATCTTCAGTTGTCTGGTTCCCTCATCTATCTTATTTTTACTCTTGCAAAAGCCTTGGAAGGGAAGATCACTCTCAAATACACAG tcTCTTTTAATTTGCAGGTTGTTCCTTCTGTAATTAATGGTGCTATAACAGCTTTATATTTCATCTTGTGGGGAAAAGGGCTTAAATCTTGTGGACCACTTAG AGCTATATTGGCGGAGTATTCTGGTGCTGTTCTTGGAGTATTATCTGCAGTATTGTATGGTAGAAGAGGCCATCTCTGGAAAAAG GTTGGTGGGCTTATTGCAATGTTGgcatctttttatttcttatctCAAGGCTGGGCGTTGGCAACACTTTCTCCATTCT CATTCAAAGACAGCCTCGATTCAGAGGTTCAGACTGAACAAGTATTGGGCATGAGTAAAATGATGGTTCCCATCTTGGCTGGAATCTTATCAGCTCTGAGAAGGGTGATTGCGAGGCGGGTTTCACTCAAG AATCAACTGAAAAGGCGGCTTCATGCGATAACCATTGCTTCTGCAACTTCTTTTCTATTCCCCGTGGCCATGTGGGACTTAATCATA GGATCTTCTGATAGCAATATGGAACTTCCATTTTCTGCCTGGGCTTTTCTGAGTACAGTTCTTTTTGGAATAATATTGGTATTCTACGTTGACAGCATCGCAGAGGAGAA GTTGCATATGGTTTTCTCTTCTCCAAGACATTTAATGGCAGCTGCAGGATGCATAATTGTCATGGAGATTGCTTACAAAATGGACTTCTCCTTGGCAGGCTTTTTAATTTGTTCCTCAATATTAGGCATTG GGATATATGAGGCAACTACCTTGGAACGTGGTAGGAAAGATTCTCTTCAAAAACCAGAAATATCAAATGGGATGTTGGATGATGAACTTGAGATGCCTTCTCTTCCGACTTAA
- the LOC105763143 gene encoding protein ABA DEFICIENT 4, chloroplastic → MFFSSCIAHPLISPKISQFGQPGNLHRNVEVDQRFTSALKIRTTDHPSQQARIGAGLLDEWSFARGTRLVIRQKVSTFIPFRKSFEVQASWLPTSQIASSVFTLGTAAVLPFYTLMVFAPKSELTKKSMESSVPFIVLGLLYAYLLYLSWTPDTLKLMFASKYWLPELSGMAKMFSSEMTLASAWIHLLAVDLFAARQVFQDGLQNQIETRHSVSLCLLFCPIGIVTHFVTKAVAKTAADDRHKMH, encoded by the exons atgttcttttcttcttgcaTTGCCCATCCTCTAATCTCACCAaag ATTAGTCAATTTGGGCAGCCAGGTAATCTTCACCGTAATGTGGAAGTGGACCAAAGATTCACTTCTGCTCTCAAAATCAGGACCACAGATCATCCCAGCCAGCAAGCAAGAATTGGAGCTGGCTTACTTGATGAATGGAGTTTTGCTAGAGGAACAAGACTTGTTATTAGACAAAAAGTTTCTACATTTATTCCCTTTAGAAAAAGCTTTGAAGTACAAGCTTCAT GGTTGCCAACTTCACAAATTGCTAGCAGCGTATTTACCTTGGGAACCGCAGCGGTTCTTCCATTCTATACTCTTATGGTTTTTGCTCCGAAATCTGAATTG ACTAAAAAGTCTATGGAAAGTAGCGTCCCTTTTATTGTGCTCGGGCTTCTGTATGCATATCTGCTGTACCTGTCATGGACGCCTGATACATTAAAGCTGATGTTTGCTAGTAAATACTGGCTGCCAGAG CTATCTGGTATGGCCAAAATGTTCTCCAGTGAAATGACATTAGCTTCTGCATGGATTCATTTATTGGCTGTAGATCTCTTTGCTGCAAG GCAGGTTTTTCAGGATGGACTGCAAAACCAAATCGAGACTCGGCATTCGGTTTCTCTTTGTCTGCTGTTTTGTCCCATTGGAATTGTTACTCATTTTGTTACCAAAGCAGTTGCAAAAACTGCTGCAGATGACAGGCATAAAATGCACTGA